The Enterobacter mori genomic interval GACGTTACTCAGCATGGCGCGGCAGCATAACCAGTCCGAAACCGCGTTCTTCGTGTGCAGTAAAGGCGGGATTGAGCTGCGCTGGTTTACTACCTTAACCGAGGTCAATCTCTGTGGACATGCGACGCTTGCCGCTGCGTATGTGCTGTTTAACGAGCTGGACTACCCGGACTCACGCATTCACTTTGAGACCGCCTCGGGCCGCCTGACGGTCAGCCGGGAAGGTGACTGGATGACGCTCGATTTCCCGGCCTGTCCGACGCAGGGATTGACGCCGCCGCCAGAGATGCTCGCAGCGTTAGGGATCAGCCACTACGTTGAAGCCCGAAAGGGGCGCGCCTGGGTGGTGGTACTGGAAAATCGTGAACAGGTTGAAGCCGTGACGCCAGACTATTCCGCTATGACGCCAGGGGAACATAAAGTTGCCGTCACTGCCCGTGGAGAGGGAGAGTACGATTTCGTCAGCCGTTTCTTCTCACCAGGGGTTGCCGTACCTGAAGATCCTGTCACCGGCTCTGCGCATACGATGCTCATTCCTTACTGGAGTGAAACGCTGGGAAAAACGACGCTGTTTGCGCGTCAGGTGTCGGCCCGTGGTGGCGATGTACGCTGCGAACTGAAAGGCTCGCGCGTGATGATGAGCGGCCAGGCATCACTATATCTGAAAGGCACAGTATTTCTGCGCTAAAAAAAGAGGAAGAAACCATGCAGGAAATTGATTTTTATCTGGTAGATGCCTTCAGCGACAGGGCGTTTGGTGGCAATACGGCGGCGGTTTGCCCGCTGGAAGCGTGGCTCCCGGATGAGACGCTGCTCAACATGGCGAAGCAGCATAACCAGTCGGAAACGGCCTTCTTTGTGCGTACGGATAACGGCTTTGAGCTGCGCTGGTTTACCACGCTTGATGAAATTAACCTATGCGGACATGCGACGCTGGCGGCATCCCACGTCATTTTTGAATATCTCGATTACCCGCATACCGAAATTACCTTCTCAACGCGTTTTGTTGGCGACCTGACGGTGAAGCGCAACGGGGACTGGCTGACGCTCAATTTCCCGGCATGGTCGACGGAGGTTGTCGACAATCCTCCCGCGTTACTCTTCAGCGCGCTGGGCATCAGCGGTGCAAAAGAGATCCGCGCAGGGCGCGATTACATGGTGGTGCTGGAAAGCCAGCAGCAGGTGGAAGCCTTAACGCCGGATATCGCGGCAATGATCCCGCTGGATAAAATGGTTTGCGTGACGGCACCGGGGGACTCGTATGACTTTGTCAGCCGCTTCTTCTGTCCGGGTGAAGGCGTGCCGGAAGATCCGGTGACGGGATCGGCGCACAGCATGTTGATTCCGTACTGGAGCGAAAAACTGGGTAAAACTTCACTGAATGCCCGCCAGGTATCAGCCCGTGGCGGGGATCTGCGCTGTGAGCTGAAGGGCGATCGCGTGCTGATTGGCGGCCAGGCTACTCTGTATCTGAAAGGGCGGATCTTTTTGCGCTAACAGGGCGGTGCGATAAGTTAATTGTATGAAGCACCCTGGCAGGCCTGCGCTATGTTGAAGTTTAGTCTCACAAAAAAAACAAGGAGCCTGCCATGTATTCCATCACCTCTGAATCTGCACGTCATCCGGACATTCTCACTCTGATCGCGGCGCTTGACCGGTATCAGAGTGAGCTCTATCCCGCCGAAAGCAATCATCTCCTCGACCTCGCTGCGCTGCCGGAAGCATCGCTTATTCTGATGGTCATTCGTGACCAGCAGTTGCACGCCGTGGGCTGCGGAGCCATCGTTCTCAACGGTGACGGAACGGGGGAGATGAAGCGGGTCTATATCGATCCGGCCCATCGCGGGCAGCATCTGGGAGAGACGCTGCTGGCCGCCCTGGAAGATGAAGCCCTGAGCCGTCATTGCCATACGGTAAGGCTGGAGACGGGCATCAAACAGCGCGCCGCGGTTCGTCTGTATGAGCAGTGCGGATACGATTTACGTCCTGCATTTGCTCCGTACGTTGACGATCCTCTCAGCCTGTTTATGGAGAAGGCGCTGGTTGAAGACGTTCGTTTAGCAGCGCTATAAAGGCTTCAAGCTGACGGGTCATTGCCCCGCGTCGCCACACCAGCCAGGTGGTGAGCCAGCGCCAGTTTTCCACCAGCGGCCACGCTGCAACCTGATGGTGCCCCGGCATGCTTTCCAGCATGGATCGGGGCATTAATGCGATGCCCGCCCCCGCAATCACGCAGGCGAGCATGCCGTGATACGACTCCATCTCATGAATACGCCCCGGCGTGGCTCTGTCGGCGTGAAACCAACTTTCCAGATGTCGGCGATAGGAGCAGTTCGCGCGAAAAGCGTAAACATCGCTGCCGCTGACCTGCATGGCTTTTGAGACTTCAGCATGCCCGGCGGGCGTCACCAGCATCATCTCTTCCCGGTAGACCGGCATACCTTCCAGCTCCGGATGGGATAGCGGCCCGTCGACAAATGCGGCGCTCAGGGTGCCTTCCAGTACCCCATCAATCATCGTCCCTGAGGGCCCGGTGGACAGTGCAAACTGAATGCGTGGATAGCGCTGGTTAAACAGCGCCAGACTCTCCGGGATGCGCACGGCGGCGGTGCTCTCCAGCGCGCCGAGGGCAAACAGCCCCTGCGGTTCGTCCCCGGCGACCACCATCCGCGCCTCGTCAACCAGGGCCAGGATCTGCCTGCTGTAGCGCAGAAAATTATGCCCGGCTGGCGATAAGCGCAAACGCTGGTTCTCGCGGATAAACAGCTCCACGCCGAGATCCGCTTCAAGCTGGCGGATGCGGGTGGTCAGGTTTGACGGCACGCGATGCACCTTTTGCGCCGCCTGGGTGATGCTGCCGGTTTGCGCGACGGCATTAAACATTTCAAGCTGAGTTAAGACCATAGCATTCTCGATTCGTGAATAAGGTGGTTAGTATTATTCATTTTTAAGAAATAGCAGAGTGGGCCACAATGAATCAACTGTTATTGCGAGGAGAACATCATGACCCTTTCATCTGCTACTCATGCACGCTCTGTTAACCCGGCGACGGGCGAAACCCTGGCCACGTATCCCTGGGCGACAGCCGACGATGTAGAACGCGCTATTGCCCAGGCCGATGCGGGCTATCGTCTCTGGCGTCGCGAAAGCGTTTCCCATCGCGCACAGACGCTGCGCGATCTGGGCACCGCTTTGCGCCACCGCGGTGAAGAGATGGCGCGGATGATGTCCCGCGAAATGGGCAAACCCATTCTGCAGGCGCGCGCCGAGGTGGCTAAATCCGCCAGCCTGTGCGACTGGTATGCCGAACATGGCCCGGCAATGCTGAATGCTGAACCCACGCTGGTCGAGGATCGCAACGCGGTCATCGAGTACCGTCCGCTGGGACCGATTCTGGCGGTAATGCCGTGGAACTTCCCCCTCTGGCAGGTGCTGCGCGGCGCGGTCCCCATTCTGCTGGCGGGGAATAGCTACCTGCTGAAGCACGCCCCGAACGTGCTCGGATCCGCGGATTTGATTGCGCAGATTTTTGCCGATGCCGGTTTTCCTCAGGGCGTGTTTGGCTGGGTGAACGCCACCAACGACGGCGTCAGCCAGGCCATTAACGACCGCCGTATCGCTGCGATTACCGTCACGGGAAGCGTGCGTGCCGGGGCGGCAATTGGCGCTCAGGCGGGCGCGGCGCTCAAAAAATGCGTGCTGGAGCTGGGCGGTTCCGATCCCTTTATCGTCCTGAACGATGCCGATCTGGATCTGGCGGTGAAAGCCGCAGTGGCGGGGCGTTATCAAAATACCGGACAGGTTTGCGCAGCGGCGAAGCGTTTTATCGTGGAAGAGGGTGTGGCTGATGCCTTTACCCAACGCTTTGTCGACGCGGTCGCGGCGCTGAAGATGGGCTCGCCGGAGACGGAAGAGAACTATCTTGGCCCGATGGCGCGCTTCGATCTGCGTGATGAACTGGATCAGCAGGTGCAGGCGACGTTGGCGGAAGGGGCAACCCTGCTGCTTGGCGGAGAGAAACTGGCTGGTGAGGGTAACTACTACGCGCCAACCGTACTCGGCAACGTCACCCCGAACATGACCGCGTTCCGCCATGAGTTGTTTGGCCCGGTGGCGGCGATTACGATCGCCAGTAATGCGGAGCATGCTTTAGCGCTGGCTAACGACAGTGATTTCGGTCTGTCTGCCACGGTCTTTACCGCGGACTACGCGCTGGCAGAGAAATTCTCTCGCGAGCTGGAGTGCGGCGGGGTGTTTATCAATGGCTACAGCGCAAGCGATGCCCGGGTGGCTTTTGGCGGTGTGAAGAAGAGCGGCTTCGGTCGCGAGCTTTCACATTTCGGCTTGCACGAGTTCTGTAACGTGCAGACGGTCTGGAA includes:
- a CDS encoding PhzF family phenazine biosynthesis protein, with amino-acid sequence MQEIDFYLVDAFSDTSFAGNPAAVCSLKAWLPDETLLSMARQHNQSETAFFVCSKGGIELRWFTTLTEVNLCGHATLAAAYVLFNELDYPDSRIHFETASGRLTVSREGDWMTLDFPACPTQGLTPPPEMLAALGISHYVEARKGRAWVVVLENREQVEAVTPDYSAMTPGEHKVAVTARGEGEYDFVSRFFSPGVAVPEDPVTGSAHTMLIPYWSETLGKTTLFARQVSARGGDVRCELKGSRVMMSGQASLYLKGTVFLR
- a CDS encoding PhzF family phenazine biosynthesis protein, with protein sequence MQEIDFYLVDAFSDRAFGGNTAAVCPLEAWLPDETLLNMAKQHNQSETAFFVRTDNGFELRWFTTLDEINLCGHATLAASHVIFEYLDYPHTEITFSTRFVGDLTVKRNGDWLTLNFPAWSTEVVDNPPALLFSALGISGAKEIRAGRDYMVVLESQQQVEALTPDIAAMIPLDKMVCVTAPGDSYDFVSRFFCPGEGVPEDPVTGSAHSMLIPYWSEKLGKTSLNARQVSARGGDLRCELKGDRVLIGGQATLYLKGRIFLR
- a CDS encoding GNAT family N-acetyltransferase; the protein is MYSITSESARHPDILTLIAALDRYQSELYPAESNHLLDLAALPEASLILMVIRDQQLHAVGCGAIVLNGDGTGEMKRVYIDPAHRGQHLGETLLAALEDEALSRHCHTVRLETGIKQRAAVRLYEQCGYDLRPAFAPYVDDPLSLFMEKALVEDVRLAAL
- the ptrR gene encoding putrescine utilization regulator PtrR, with translation MVLTQLEMFNAVAQTGSITQAAQKVHRVPSNLTTRIRQLEADLGVELFIRENQRLRLSPAGHNFLRYSRQILALVDEARMVVAGDEPQGLFALGALESTAAVRIPESLALFNQRYPRIQFALSTGPSGTMIDGVLEGTLSAAFVDGPLSHPELEGMPVYREEMMLVTPAGHAEVSKAMQVSGSDVYAFRANCSYRRHLESWFHADRATPGRIHEMESYHGMLACVIAGAGIALMPRSMLESMPGHHQVAAWPLVENWRWLTTWLVWRRGAMTRQLEAFIALLNERLQPAPSP
- the sad gene encoding succinate-semialdehyde dehydrogenase produces the protein MTLSSATHARSVNPATGETLATYPWATADDVERAIAQADAGYRLWRRESVSHRAQTLRDLGTALRHRGEEMARMMSREMGKPILQARAEVAKSASLCDWYAEHGPAMLNAEPTLVEDRNAVIEYRPLGPILAVMPWNFPLWQVLRGAVPILLAGNSYLLKHAPNVLGSADLIAQIFADAGFPQGVFGWVNATNDGVSQAINDRRIAAITVTGSVRAGAAIGAQAGAALKKCVLELGGSDPFIVLNDADLDLAVKAAVAGRYQNTGQVCAAAKRFIVEEGVADAFTQRFVDAVAALKMGSPETEENYLGPMARFDLRDELDQQVQATLAEGATLLLGGEKLAGEGNYYAPTVLGNVTPNMTAFRHELFGPVAAITIASNAEHALALANDSDFGLSATVFTADYALAEKFSRELECGGVFINGYSASDARVAFGGVKKSGFGRELSHFGLHEFCNVQTVWKDRV